The proteins below are encoded in one region of Poecile atricapillus isolate bPoeAtr1 chromosome 33, bPoeAtr1.hap1, whole genome shotgun sequence:
- the LOC131590466 gene encoding feather keratin 4-like, translated as MSCYERCPPTSCGPTPLANSCNEPCVRQCQDSTVVIQPSPVVVTLPGPILSSFPQNTTVGSSASAAVGSALSAGGVPINSGSSLGLGGFGYPGLGSGYSRPYRRYNPSRSGFYGPC; from the coding sequence ATGTCCTGCTACGAGCGATGTCCCCCCACGTCCTGCGGCCCCACGCCGCTGGCCAACAGCTGCAACGAGCCCTGTGTCCGGCAGTGCCAGGACTCCACCGTGGTCATCCAGCCCTCTCCCGTGGTGGTCACCCTGCCCGGgcccatcctcagctccttcccccagAACACCACCGTGGGATCCTCGGCCTCCGCCGCCGTCGGGAGCGCTCTGAGCGCCGGGGGGGTCCCCATCAACTCGGGCAGCTCCTTGGGCTTGGGGGGCTTTGGCTACCCCGGGCTGGGCAGTGGCTACAGCCGGCCCTACCGGCGCTACAACCCCTCCCGCAGCGGCTTCTACGGGCCCTGCTAA
- the LOC131590433 gene encoding feather keratin 1 encodes MSCYDLCRPCGPTPLANSCNEPCVRQCQDSRVVIQPSPVVVTLPGPILSSFPQNTAVGSSTSAAVGSILSEEGVPINSGGFGLSGLSGLGGRYCGRRCLPC; translated from the coding sequence ATGTCCTGCTACGACCTGTGCCGGCCCTGCGGCCCCACCCCGCTGGCCAACAGCTGCAACGAGCCCTGTGTCCGGCAGTGCCAGGACTCCCGTGTGGTCATCCAGCCCTCTCCCGTGGTGGTCACCCTGCCCGGgcccatcctcagctccttcccccagAACACCGCCGTGGGATCCTCCACCTCCGCCGCCGTGGGCAGCATCCTGAGCGAGGAGGGAGTGCCCATCAACTCGGGGGGCTTTGGGCTCTCGGGGCTCTCTGGCCTTGGTGGCCGCTACTGTGGCCGCAGGTGCCTGCCCTGCTAG
- the LOC131590267 gene encoding feather beta keratin-like: MSSHEVCPPTSCGPTPLANSCTEPCVRQCQDSTYVIQPSPVVVTLPGPILSSFPQNTAVGSSTSAALGSTLSSEGVPINSGSSSSGFGGLFGGFGYSRPSRRYGSRFGEPC; encoded by the coding sequence ATGTCTTCCCACGAGGTGTGTCCCCCCACGTCCTGCGGCCCCACCCCACTGGCCAACAGCTGCACCGAGCCCTGTGTCCGGCAGTGCCAGGACTCCACTTACGTGATCCAACCCTCTCCCGTGGTGGTCACCCTGCCCGGacccatcctcagctccttcccgcAGAACACCGCCGTGGGATCCTCCACCTCCGCCGCCCTGGGCAGCACCCTCAGCTCCGAGGGGGTCCCCATCAACTCTGGCAGCTCCTCctcgggatttggggggttgtttgggggatttgggtaCAGCCGGCCCTCCCGCCGCTATGGATCCCGCTTTGGGGAGCCGTGctga
- the LOC131590434 gene encoding feather keratin 1-like: MSCYDLCRPCGPTPLANSCNEPCVRQCQDSRVVIQPSPVVVTLPGPILSSFPQNTAVGSSTSAAVGSILSESGVPINSGGFGLSGLSGLGGRYCGRRCLPC; encoded by the coding sequence ATGTCCTGCTACGACCTGTGCCGGCCCTGCGGCCCCACCCCGCTGGCCAACAGCTGCAACGAGCCCTGTGTCCGGCAGTGCCAGGACTCCCGTGTGGTCATCCAGCCCTCTCCCGTGGTGGTCACCCTGCCCGGgcccatcctcagctccttcccccagAACACCGCCGTGGGATCCTCCACCTCCGCCGCCGTGGGCAGCATCCTGAGCGAGTCCGGGGTCCCCATCAACTCGGGGGGCTTTGGGCTCTCGGGGCTCTCTGGCCTTGGTGGCCGCTACTGTGGCCGCAGGTGCCTGCCCTGCTAG